One window of Lytechinus variegatus isolate NC3 chromosome 2, Lvar_3.0, whole genome shotgun sequence genomic DNA carries:
- the LOC121408208 gene encoding myeloperoxidase-like yields MAGRGHLILFVSIWMAVCCILEQTTAQVATLEDNIHVVQKRSLARDEEYYAEDENLEDMADRWRLDPLDLLLQFNSRKRREAIGKRNTHNAGPANAALIEDEVVHGDRVRRQGPANAALVDDEVVQGDRVRRQAPANADLVDDEVVHGDRVRRQGPVNAALVDDEVVHGDRVRRQDDDAELTKEQKRLLREERKRKKQLFKELRKERRRNQRKLRKQAAKKRKKLERKARKFDRKDFSRAIKDGDMAVLERMLNIEIDVKINMDDICKHSHDHSHADVTCDPEAIYRTLNGSCNNINHHSWGSTLEPLVRWLDANYSSHGNFLPREYYTSPRNVSTTFVEADDGAPDKAQPGVSILMMHWGQFTDHDITHTPAAHDACDCKTLNSSCYPLQIPHDDAYFQGRECFEVPRTLSHCGDKTKREQFNEITAFVDASNVYGSTQAELDVLRYYPQDGIPDSENVACGWMRVDEIPGHEGQGSLLPNHGEVTGNCFGEDEEKKIFAGEAGDFRAMEQPGLTSLHTLWVRNHNLLADGLRSRNPGWSCDRVFEEARKINGAMMQAIDYNEYLPTLLGTTEYSNYIGNYPGYDPDLNPSISNVFATSGYRQGHSAVDTVIERYIYENDVDGDEVLKRLDPLPMTEVFFNARFMYDFENGSVDGFMQGMIRQQCRKIDRFMSSALLNHLFISPDAPSNTPGLDLLSLNILRGRDNGIQPYFQWRKFCKLPEITGWSDLAKDNLMTTETINKLKETYGEEDIDVQRIDPFIGFIAEEPSPGGTLGPTLSCIIGDQFKRLRDGDRFFYLNPEGAQAFTEAQRESIHKVTMARVLCHNLDKPVEFQLNVFKLPDENNPEYDCFAYDTIPPIDLDPWCEDPDQCVAKEEGI; encoded by the exons TATTTGGATGGCAGTATGTTGTATCTTGGAGCAGACGACAGCCCAAGTTGCAACTCTTGAAGATAACATACACGTAGTCCAGAAGAGGAGTCTAGCCAGAGATGAAGAATATTACGCTGAAGATG AAAATCTggaagatatggcagatcggtgGAGATTGGACCCACTGGATCTGCTTCTGCAGTTTAACAGTCGCAAGCGACGTGAAGCCATCGGAAAACGAAACACTCACAATGCAGGACCAGCAAACGCCGCCTTGATCGAGGATGAAGTCGTACACGGCGACAGGGTGAGACGCCAGGGACCCGCAAATGCCGCCCTGGTCGATGATGAAGTCGTACAAGGGGACAGGGTGAGACGCCAGGCACCCGCAAACGCCGACCTGGTCGATGATGAAGTCGTACACGGCGACAGGGTGAGACGCCAGGGACCCGTAAACGCCGCCTTGGTCGATGATGAAGTCGTACACGGCGACAGGGTGAGACGCCAGGATGATGACGCCGAACTGACGAAGGAGCAGAAACGTCTTTTGAGGGAAGAACGGAAGAGAAAGAAGCAGTTGTTCAAGGAACTGAGGAAGGAGAGGCGTAGAAACCAGAGAAAACTGAGGAAGCAAGCtgcaaaaaagaggaaaaaactCGAACGGAAAGCCAGGAAATTTGATAGAAAGGACTTCTCCAGAGCCATTAAGGATGGCGATATGGCAGTTCTGGAACGAATGCTAAA CATCGAGATCGACGTGAAGATCAACATGGATGACATCTGTAAACACTCCCACGACCACAGTCACGCAGATGTGACCTGTGACCCGGAAGCTATCTACCGCACCTTGAACGGGTCATGTAATAATATCAATCATCATAGCTGGGGGAGTACGCTGGAGCCATTGGTCAGATGGCTAGACGCCAACTACAGTAGTCATG GTAACTTCCTTCCACGCGAGTACTACACCTCCCCTCGTAACGTGTCGACGACGTTTGTCGAGGCTGATGACGGCGCGCCAGACAAGGCTCAACCAGGAGTCAGCATTCTTATGATGCACTGGGGGCAGTTCACTGATCACGATATCACACACACGCCAGCTGCTCATG ACGCGTGTGATTGTAAGACGTTGAACTCTTCCTGCTACCCACTTCAAATCCCACACGACGATGCATACTTCCAAGGCCGGGAGTGTTTCGAAGTTCCCCGGACCCTCTCTCACTGCGGTGACAAAACCAAAAGAGAACAGTTTAACGAGATCACGGCGTTTGTAGACGCGTCCAATGTGTACGGATCAACTCAGGCAGAGCTGGATGTGCTTAGGTATTATCCTCAAG ATGGCATACCAGATTCAGAGAACGTTGCGTGTGGTTGGATGCGAGTGGATGAGATCCCTGGTCACGAAGGCCAGGGTTCTCTCCTCCCCAATCACGGTGAAGTAACTGGAAACTGCTTCGGCGAGGACGAGGAGAAGAAAATCTTTGCCGGAGAGGCGGGCGATTTTCGGGCCATGGAACAACCGGGTTTGACGAGTCTCCACACCTTGTGGGTGCGCAACCACAATTTGCTAGCGGATGGGCTGAGGAGCCGGAATCCGGGATGGTCTTGCGATCGTGTATTCGAAGAGGCTCGGAAAATTAACGGCGCCATGATGCAGGCTATCGACTACAATGAATACCTTCCAACCTTACTAGGAACAACTGAATACAGCA ATTACATCGGTAACTACCCAGGGTATGATCCCGACCTCAACCCGTCGATATCTAACGTGTTCGCAACATCGGGATATCGTCAAGGGCACAGCGCTGTTGACACGGTGATCGAGcgatacatttatgaaaacgATGTCGATGGTGATGAGGTATTAAAGCGCCTCGATCCTCTCCCAATGACCGAAGTGTTCTTCAACGCCCGCTTCATGTACGACTTCGAAAAT GGAAGTGTGGATGGATTTATGCAAGGGATGATCAGACAGCAATGTCGTAAAATTGACCGGTTCATGAGCTCAGCATTGCTCAATCATTTGTTTATTAGTCCCGATGCCCCATC AAACACACCGGGTCTGGATCTCTTGTCCTTAAACATCCTCCGTGGTCGAGACAATGGAATACAACCTTACTTTCAGTGGCGAAAATTCTGCAAGCTGCCTGAAATCACAGGGTGGTCTGATCTAGCAAAAGACAATTTGATGACGACAGAAACAATCAATAAACTTAAGGAGACATACGGAGAGGA AGATATTGATGTGCAAAGGATCGACCCATTCATTGGTTTCATCGCCGAGGAGCCGTCGCCAGGAGGGACACTAGGCCCCACTCTATCGTGTATCATCGGTGACCAGTTTAAAAGACTGCGGGACGGGGATCGGTTCTTCTATCTCAATCCAGAAGGCGCACAGGCTTTTACCGAAG CTCAACGAGAGTCCATCCACAAGGTGACTATGGCCCGTGTGCTTTGCCATAACTTGGATAAGCCCGTGGAGTTCCAGCTTAATGTCTTCAAGCT gCCTGATGAAAACAACCCTGAGTACGACTGTTTCGCCTATGACACCATTCCTCCGATTGATCTAGATCCGTGGTGTGAGGACCCGGACCAATGCGTCGCCAAAGAGGAAGGCATTTAA